The Eptesicus fuscus isolate TK198812 chromosome 17, DD_ASM_mEF_20220401, whole genome shotgun sequence genome has a window encoding:
- the LOC103292863 gene encoding pulmonary surfactant-associated protein D, which yields MAMLLLLSTLVLITQPPRSWGAEVTTASQKSLVDACTLVICGPVENGLPGRDGRDGKEGPRGEKGDPGPPGATGPMGMTGPVGPVGPKGDNGPAGEPGPKGDSGPSGPPGPAGPPGPDGRQGPSGMQGDVGRQGEPGPKGEPGAKGEVGAPGMQGYAGPRGPPGLKGEQGAPGERGAPGNAGPPGPAGPPGLPGPPGARGLPGLKGDRGAPGERGAKGESGLPDIAALRQQVEALQGQVGRLQGDFLQYKKVELFPNGRGVGQKVFKTSGFQKPFQEAKQVCAQAGGHLPSPRSAAENKALQQLVEAEDKGAAFLSMTDSQTEGKFIYPGGEPLGYSNWNPGEPNNKGGNEDCVEIFTKGKWNDIPCEEKRLVICEF from the exons ATG GCCAtgcttctcctcctctccacGCTGGTCCTGATCACACAGCCTCCAAGGTCATGGGGAGCAGAGGTGACAACGGCTTCCCAGAAATCTTTGGTTGATGCCTGCACCCTGGTCATATGTGGCCCTGTGGAGAATGGCCTGCCTGGTCGTGATGGACGAGATGGGAAAGAGGGCCCCCGGGGCGAGAAGGGGGATCCAG GTCCACCAGGAGCTACAGGGCCAATGGGGATGACTGGACCTGTTGGCCCAGTTGGACCCAAAGGGGACAACGGCCCTGCTGGAGAACCTGGACCGAAGGGAGACTCGGGGCCAAGTG GACCTCCGGGACCTGCAGGTCCACCCGGGCCGGATGGAAGACAGGGTCCCTCGGGAATGCAGGGGGATGTAGGACGCCAAGGTGAACCAGGCCCCAAAGGAGAGCCTGGGGCCAAAG GAGAAGTGGGTGCCCCAGGCATGCAGGGCTATGCAGGGCCAAGAGGCCCCCCAGGTCTCAAAGGAGAGCAAGGTGCCCCTGGTGAGCGTGGAGCCCCTGGGAATGCAGGCCCACCAG GGCCTGCAGGACCCCCTGGTCTACCAGGACCTCCCGGTGCCAGGGGCCTCCCAGGACTGAAGGGGGACAGAGGTgctcctggggagagaggagcaAAGGGAGAGAGTGGGCTTCCAG ACATCGCTGCTCTGAGGCAGCAGGTGGAGGCCTTGCAGGGGCAGGTAGGACGCCTTCAGGGAGACTTCCTTCAGTATAAGAAAG TGGAGCTCTTCCCCAACGGCCGAGGTGTTGGCCAGAAGGTCTTCAAGACATCAGGCTTTCAGAAACCTTTCCAGGAGGCAAAGCAAGTGTGCGCACAGGCCGGGGGGCATCTGCCCTCCCCACGCTCTGCAGCTGAGAACAAGGCTTTGCAACAGCTGGTGGAGGCTGAGGACAAGGGTGCTGCGTTCCTGAGCATGACTGACTCCCAGACGGAGGGCAAGTTCATTTACCCCGGAGGGGAGCCCCTGGGCTATTCCAACTGGAACCCCGGGGAGCCCAACAACAAGGGTGGCAATGAGGACTGTGTGGAGATCTTCACCAAAGGCAAATGGAACGACATACCCTGTGAAGAGAAGCGCCTTGTGATCTGCGAGTTCTGA